Genomic DNA from Triticum dicoccoides isolate Atlit2015 ecotype Zavitan chromosome 4B, WEW_v2.0, whole genome shotgun sequence:
GCCATTCCGTGCAAGAAGTGAGAAGTCACCTATAAGATCTAAAATCTTGTGGCGGCAAGGTTCATCATCAAAACGAAGTGGTGGGTTAAGCCAACCACCAGACATACTGTCAATTGCCAAACAAGTATACCATTATCTGACTAAACTGACATGGGGATGGCCAATTACTACAATACCAATATAATGCATACACAGTACTTCTAATGTTATTTGACTGGATTAAAAAAAAGACGGGCACTTCTAGTGTTATTGTAAAGCTATATTATGTGAAGTATGAACTACGTAATCAGTTAAGCACCAACTAAATTAAGCTTATACTTAACTACACTTCTACAAAACCATTGAGCATGCATATTCTTAGAAAGCTCTGGCGACTAACCATGTTGATTACTTAATCATTCAGTTATTTCTCAATTAGATTTGACAAAAGAATTGTTAGTGCTGCAATTGAGTTATGGATGAAAAAAGTAGTCATATTTTTTTATTAAAGCCAGATCATTTATTctttcatgtaggcatcatcagatGTATTTATTAAAACAATGTCAACAATGAAACCACCAACATATTATTATTCACCTGCAAACCATAGCATTTTCCAGTGATCCTCCTTTTATAAGCCCGGCATCACGCATTTTTTCAACCTGACGAAGTTAGAATTGCAGATCGAAGAAGTGAGTGTCTGcactcacatgtactccctccgtaaagaaatataagagtgtttagatcactactttagtgaagaAGTGAGTAATTCATAAGAACGAGGCCAGAAAATTGCTGGGGAATGTAAGACATAGCCAGCAATTCTGCAAAATCCCCAACAGAAAGGATAAAACGCAGATTGTAGTACTAGAGGAAATGAAAGAAATACTTGAAATCCTTAGTTATGCAAGATTCATGACATTACTCATTAGTCAGGAAGGTGGAAACGAATATAAACTTTTAAAGTTATGCACCATGGAATCATgataaaatacatgagaaacaaaccaTGTGCTAGGCAAGTTGCAATGCCATTATTATTGGAGAATTTTTTATGATACTCCCTCTATCCGGGTTTTTTAAGGCGGGCATgggtttttatgtcttcaatttgaCAAGCAAAACGTGCGTTATATGCCACTAaaaatatatcattggattcgtcgtCGAATGAAGTTTCCAAACATATACTTTGGTGGCATGTTACACACATTTCGTTGGTCAAATTGGAAACCTAAAAGCCATGCCGACCTTACaaacccggatggagggagtatcataTATTTTGTATGAGAAAGACATTGATTTTTTCCCCTGTTAGTACCAGAGAATGAATGATATTGCCAGTATACagtaaaaagagaggagaaaacaaCAGTAATAATAGATTACATATGAACATCAGTTAATGTGTGCGCAAACCTCTTCAAAAATACAGAAAGTTCTTGCAGGAGCTATCTTGCTTGAGTATATATCAGCATCCAGGAAAGTATTGAACCATTGACAACCAATCGCTGGCGCCTACAATAGGATGCATAGTTTGCTCAAGTCCCTTGAAACATTTTTTGCACACTGTCAAAGCTTTTACTTAAAGAGTAGTAATAAAAACTAGGTAACATTCCTTTTGTTCATGTCCTTGCCAACAGGGGGCATTGGGGCAAGCATTTTATTAATGCAAATAAAAAATGAAGGTGCTTACATTTTTTCATAAATGTCTACTCCTGTGATGATCATCAAATCAATGATTATAAAAACGCAAGGATAATTTCAGCCTTATGCACAAAAACATTAAGCCTCACAGTCGATGTCCTGGCACACATTATCTGTATGAACAACTACTGTTCTATGCATCGGGAATGTGACAGGCTTCGAGCTCTCCCAACTTTGATTCCACCATGATTAAAACATGTGCAAAGTCCGCCAAACTAAAGACCCAATAACAACAATCTAATGGCCTCTACCAAATCACTACATATGAAAAGAAAGTCAAAGGCTAGCTTCAGGCAGTGCCGATCTGGCATCGATTTCATAGCAACAAAATACCATTCTATTCCCGGTAATGCACCTTTGTTACTTAGAATTTTCAATTCGAGAAGTGATACATCATACAATAAAAAATACAAACCAAATTGCATATCAACCAGATCGTTAACCCCCTACAATAATCACATTTCGTTGACTTAAAAAAAGGGGAGGGCATGAGACATACATACCTTTGGAAAATCAATTCCATAGGTGATGTGGATTTGCGAGGAAGGGAATGCAGCTACAAAGCAATCGTCCTTACGCAGGTAAACAGGCTCGTCGATCTTgggtgccagtttctccaacttcTGTCCACCGATATCCTCGGCCGCACACAGACCTGCACCCCGAATGGCCTCCACCCACTCTTGCGCTGATCCATCAAGCAAAGGGATCTGTCATCGCTTAAGAACAAATTCACATGAATTGGAAATACATCGTAGATACTAGGAATCAGACATGAGCGTCTACTCGACTACTGTTAGCAGCATCCGGCGAGACTGGCACGCACCTCATCGCCGCCGCTGACCTCGACGCGGCAGTTGTCGACACCGAACGCCTCCATGGCCGAGAGCAGGTGCTCCACCGTGCGCACCCGCGCGCCGCCGCTCCCGCTCCGCAGCGTGGTGCAGAGCGGAGACTGTGGCTCGGCATtccccgcctccgccgccaccctcGCCTCCTCCACGACGAAGTACCTCCCCTCGCCGGCGCGCGCAGGGAGCAGCCTGGCGGTGGCGCGCGCGCCCGAGTGGAGTCCCACGCCCGACCTGCTCACCGCCGCCGCGAGCGTCTGCTGCGCCCGGCCCGTCTGGTGGGAGGGGAGAAGGGGTTAGTCAAACAGCCAGTCAGCGCTCCAGGGTTTAGAGACAGACTCCTTCGCTGGCTCCCACTCACCGGCTTCCAGGAGAAGGCGGCGCGGGAGACGGATTTGAGAcctcggccggcggcggcggcggcggtggacatcgcagcggcggcggcggcgcggaggagcgaGGGATCACAGTTTGACTAGCGAGAAGTATGGCCCGCGCGTGGGGCCCAAAAGGTTTCTCCTCTCTCCCAGTCCCAGAGCCCCTCACCGCATAACCCCCAGGCCAGAGACCAGGAGGCCCAGGGCTGCTCTCGAATAAACCATGTCCTCGCGGCTGCGGCTGCTCTCGCTCCTGCGGAGCGGCCGCCTCGCCCTCGCCCCCGCCCCGGCAGATCGCCTCGCCGGCGCGCCGCCTTCAAGGGGCCTCCGCCTACCCGCTGCGGCGGCCGCTGCTGCCTCCTCCTCAGGTGAGCGCTCCCCCCTGTGACCCTGTTCCGTGGTCTCGCGTTAACCCCCGCAGGAGGATCCCTGGGCCGTGTTTAGCAGGGAAATGGCTGTAGCGAGGCGGAGTAGTGTGATTTCAGCTGGTTTGAGCGGTTGGATCGTGCGATGCGCTCTGGGGTTGTAAAATTGAGTTGATTTAGTGGCAAAATATTGGGGGATGATGTTGCGTGCTTCCGATTGTTTCCATGGAGAGAAGAGGCGCACGACGGACTAAGAGTAGATTAGGGAGAACTGATGATGTCCCCCAAGGCCCCCATGCCCTTCGATGGCATGGGATCAGACTGGAATTGGAATGTGCAAGCTACAACCTTTGTGTAAATCTGAGTCTCCAGGGAGTTGTTCAGCTCTCACGGAATAATATGCAACACTAAAGCTTGGTTGAtccatgatactccctccgtcccaaaataagtgtcttgagcttagtacaaatttgtactagagctagtacaaagttgagacacttattttgggacggagggagtagtagctatGCCCTTTGTTAGTGAACTGTTCTGGATTGAGTTATAATTTGTCCTGCTTCTATTGTTTCTAATGCAGAGCTATGCCCTTTGTTAGTGAACTGTTCTGGATTGAGTTATAATTTGTCCTGCTTCTATTGTTTCTAGTGCAGCCAAGAGTGACATTGCTCGTGTTTGCTTTCATGGTCATTTTGACAAAATGCATGATTTTCTTCCCCAGGTTCTGAATCTAATGATGGTAACTTCAGTTACTTTTCCAATCGACGGCTGGGTTTCAAGTTTGGCGCTATACTGATTGGACAAGCAGGTCTGGTCTCATGCATATGCACCATCCCCTTTTCATGCATTGCAGACTGCTTAGCTGTTGCTGAATTCATAAATTTTAGTACAAGACAATAGTTGGACTGAAAGTATTATTATATCACTTGCTACCAAGTGGGGTGCATGCAATTTCAGCATTTGGGTGAGGTGGAAGAGAAAAGTTGAGGGAGGGTTATCTTGTTACCAGATTTAGAAACACGCTAACTGTGCATGCCGACAAACAAGCAAATGGTATAGCGATAAACTTCTGGACATGCACAACAAACATGCTAATGTTTCTAAAAGTACATTTCTGGAGCCCACTCTCTTCCAACACACATGCAACAACCGATAACTTTCTAGGTTCTTAGACACGAGTTTAGGAAACAATGGACTGGACAGCTTGTTTCTTTTGATGATTTCAGGCATTCTTTCATCCATGTTTACAAGCTAAGTTACAAACGCAATGACCTGCACATTTCACACATGACGAAACAATTACTTACTACTTACTACAGTTTATTTCTGATAAATACAAACATCACAGTCCTATGAGTGAAAACATAGAGGATACGGCACCAAGTAGCAATAGAACTTTCACTTTTATCAGAATAAGTGGATGCCAACATTGGTTGTTGGATAAAAAAAAGCCTTCTCATTCCCAATGCAGTTATGAGGTAAGGGGCTCCCGCACTTACAAATTAGATCCCTTGCCCTTCcactaatatttttggttttttaaaCTAAGAAAAAATAACTAAACTAGCTAAATATACTAAGCTACCAAAAGCAAGAAATTAGAAGCTCCAGCGGTTGCTTCCCCAGTAACGGTGCCAAAAAAACTTTCATGTGCACATGTATTGTTGGTATTGCTTATTCGATGAGAAAGAATGCCAAATCCATAAGGAAGTGTTGATTGATTTTGTTTTGTTCCACAGCTGATATCTCACAAAGCCAGCAAGCGGTGAAAGTGGAAATTCATAACTATTCTTCCTCAACTAGTTGCAAGCTTCCAGATCAAAAGAAGAACTAACAAGAGCTAAAGCAAACACTAGAAAGCTAAAACTGAAAGTACTATAATTAATTCTGCGTTTGGCATTGCGGTGGATTCTCATAATCCTGTTTGGCCCACCCGCTTTTCCCTAATTCTAGTGTTACTTTTATGGCTAATTTTCCACAGCAGATTATAAAATATAAGCGCAGCACTGCAAAGTTCAGCAACCGCGGACTGAGCCTAAAACAGGATCCGGAACAAGCAAGAAAAACTATTAAATTAATGCAACTAGGTTCATTGCTCTTCCACTATTCCAGCAATCTCTCTTCCACATATTGGTGTTGAAAACCCCGTGGGGGAGATCAATAGTTAGCGTGTTTAGTTCCTGTTTTGCTTTGCTGAAAACTTGTAATTAAGGTCCATTGACCTCCACTGTTCCAGCAATTCCCCTCTTCAGATATTGGTGCTGAAAAACCCAGAAAAAAAATCAATAGTTACTGTTTTCAGTTCATGTTTTACTTAGTTGGAAAATCCTCCCCTTTACAGCCGGTGTCTGTCAGCACTTCACCATACACTAACGGCccctcaaactcactggctccttcGGTGTACAACCGACAGTCCCGTAGGGACCTTCATCCATCGGTCAGTCACACACTAGTGTCCAATTAAGCCAGAGATGTCAGAACTCAGAACCAGGCTCTAGTACCAACTGTAGGAATATAGGATTGTAAAGGCATCCACATCCGCAAAAGCTACCTTGCTAACATAGGGGACTGCCCCACTTCTAATTTAATTATATTTATAGCAAATGTGTTCAATTAGGTTTGTTGCCTTTCAGCAACCAACGTGGCTACATTGAAAATAACCAATGTGGGGAACTTCCAAAAGCCTC
This window encodes:
- the LOC119291152 gene encoding probable UDP-3-O-acyl-N-acetylglucosamine deacetylase 1, mitochondrial, whose product is MSTAAAAAGRGLKSVSRAAFSWKPTGRAQQTLAAAVSRSGVGLHSGARATARLLPARAGEGRYFVVEEARVAAEAGNAEPQSPLCTTLRSGSGGARVRTVEHLLSAMEAFGVDNCRVEVSGGDEIPLLDGSAQEWVEAIRGAGLCAAEDIGGQKLEKLAPKIDEPVYLRKDDCFVAAFPSSQIHITYGIDFPKAPAIGCQWFNTFLDADIYSSKIAPARTFCIFEEVEKMRDAGLIKGGSLENAMVCSMSGGWLNPPLRFDDEPCRHKILDLIGDFSLLARNGSQGFPIAHVVAYKAGHALHTSFLHHLSGETSVDQGTLAW